Within Rhodothermales bacterium, the genomic segment AACCACGACTACCAATACGAGATGGGGGAGGTGCTCGAAGCCCTGTCGCGTCGGCTTGTCGAGGCGATTGCGGAGTGGATCGGTGGCGTGCCTATACCAAACCCCGGCCATCTCCCTCTCCTCTTGAGGGTAGAACCCGACGCTAGATTCATCTCTTTTAATTACACGAGCACGCTTGAAAAACTTTACGGCGTCGACCCGCGCCGTGTGCTCTACATCCATGGATCGAGCGAATCGGGTGGGGGGCCTATCGTACTGGGACACGGCTGGAAGCAGGAATCCGTCGGGCATTCTGACGAATGGGATGAGGAACTCCGGGAGCGGGACCCGAGGGTGCAAGAGGGTGAACAAATCATCCAACGGTACTTCCAAGACACGCTCAAGCCGACGGCGGCCATCATCGAGCAAAACCAGGCTTTTTTCGATTCACTCGCAGGTGTGGGAGAGGTTTACGTCTTAGGCCATGCTCTCTCGCCGGTCGACCTCCCATACTTCAAATCGATCGTAGACGCGACCCGCGGAGCT encodes:
- a CDS encoding bacteriophage abortive infection AbiH family protein; translation: NHDYQYEMGEVLEALSRRLVEAIAEWIGGVPIPNPGHLPLLLRVEPDARFISFNYTSTLEKLYGVDPRRVLYIHGSSESGGGPIVLGHGWKQESVGHSDEWDEELRERDPRVQEGEQIIQRYFQDTLKPTAAIIEQNQAFFDSLAGVGEVYVLGHALSPVDLPYFKSIVDATRGAPPRWLVSYHSPSEKESHTEALRSIGVEGDRLDLHPIRKFIRTSCADGVIEGDLSTLWNG